A DNA window from Capnocytophaga sp. ARDL2 contains the following coding sequences:
- a CDS encoding DUF4369 domain-containing protein → MKKIFVMLTAIVAFASCEKSGYAVTGDVENFAEGAKVYLAATSDEGFTKIDSTTIQNKSFTFKGESKGVEYSLIQIEEEAGTVPFQIQMVLENGKIKVTADKNDIEKTVVSGTKNNDDLQRFNESLATTRKEIEKQQEELGANDENEQDFGKIIEFQQTAQKKMFDAINSFIDQNKDSYVSLFLLANLSQAISTEELKEKYNALSTEVKETRMGKEVADKLKKIEATTVGQKLLISKS, encoded by the coding sequence ATGAAAAAAATCTTTGTAATGCTTACAGCAATTGTAGCATTTGCGTCTTGTGAAAAATCAGGATATGCCGTTACTGGTGATGTAGAAAACTTTGCGGAAGGAGCGAAAGTATATTTAGCTGCTACAAGTGACGAAGGGTTTACAAAAATCGATTCGACTACTATTCAAAACAAATCATTTACTTTTAAAGGTGAGTCTAAAGGAGTTGAATATTCTTTGATTCAAATCGAGGAAGAAGCTGGCACTGTTCCTTTCCAAATTCAAATGGTTTTGGAAAATGGTAAGATTAAAGTTACTGCTGATAAAAATGATATAGAAAAAACGGTGGTTTCTGGTACTAAAAACAATGACGATTTGCAACGTTTTAATGAGTCATTGGCAACTACAAGAAAGGAGATTGAAAAACAACAAGAGGAGTTGGGAGCTAACGACGAAAACGAACAAGATTTTGGTAAAATCATCGAATTCCAACAAACAGCCCAGAAAAAAATGTTTGATGCTATCAATTCATTTATAGATCAAAATAAAGATTCGTATGTATCTTTGTTCTTGTTGGCAAACCTTTCTCAAGCCATCTCTACTGAAGAATTGAAAGAAAAATACAATGCTTTGTCAACTGAGGTTAAAGAGACTCGTATGGGGAAAGAAGTGGCTGATAAATTGAAAAAAATCGAAGCTACTACAGTGGGACAAAAGCTCCTGATTTCAAAATCTTAG
- a CDS encoding peroxiredoxin family protein, producing MLGTDRKTEVSLYENLGKVTIIDFWASWCKPCRVENPNMVKLYEKYKDKGLKIIGVSLDTDEERWKEAIEKDGLPWIHVASLVKDDPTADMYNVEYIPTIYILNEKGIILAKNVYGEELDENIGKLLN from the coding sequence ATCTTAGGAACTGACAGAAAAACTGAAGTTTCTCTTTATGAAAATTTAGGAAAAGTTACCATCATTGATTTTTGGGCTTCTTGGTGTAAACCTTGTAGAGTAGAAAATCCTAATATGGTAAAATTGTACGAAAAATACAAAGACAAAGGATTGAAAATCATCGGAGTTTCTTTAGATACTGATGAAGAAAGATGGAAAGAAGCTATCGAAAAAGACGGTTTACCTTGGATACACGTTGCTTCATTGGTAAAAGACGATCCAACAGCAGATATGTACAACGTAGAGTATATTCCTACGATTTACATACTAAACGAAAAAGGTATCATCTTGGCTAAAAACGTTTATGGTGAAGAATTGGACGAAAATATAGGGAAATTGTTGAACTAA
- a CDS encoding D-alanine--D-alanine ligase, translated as MGKKNIAVVMGGYSDEYKVSLKSGELIYTSLDRDLYNVYNVVVLADEWYCQYNDEKLSIDKSDFSTTLPTGEKVIFDACFNTIHGKPGENGVLQAYWDTIGMRYTGCDFYQSALTFNKKDTLAVLAKYNIPSADSVYLRKGDIINKEEIVERLGIPLFVKPNQSGSSLGITMVQDISQFDKAIEDAYAQDDEILIEEYLKGTEVSVGVIDYKGEIIVLGITEIVSLNAFFDYEAKYGGKSKEITPARLDDATRKTVEEIAIRAYKSLGMSGFSRSEYIICDGIPYMLEMNTNPGFSPASILPQQAAHYGISIKDLCGNEVEKALAKPLKNVRETND; from the coding sequence ATGGGCAAAAAAAATATAGCAGTAGTCATGGGAGGCTACTCAGATGAATATAAAGTTTCGTTGAAAAGTGGCGAATTGATTTACACTTCACTCGATAGAGATTTGTACAATGTTTATAATGTGGTGGTTTTGGCAGACGAATGGTATTGCCAGTACAACGATGAAAAATTGTCAATCGACAAATCTGATTTTTCTACTACACTTCCTACAGGTGAAAAAGTGATTTTTGATGCCTGTTTCAATACCATTCACGGAAAACCTGGAGAAAATGGAGTGCTTCAAGCCTATTGGGACACGATTGGTATGAGATACACAGGTTGTGATTTTTATCAAAGTGCCTTGACTTTCAATAAAAAAGATACTTTGGCAGTATTGGCAAAGTACAATATACCATCGGCAGATAGTGTGTATTTGAGAAAAGGAGATATTATCAACAAAGAAGAAATTGTAGAAAGATTGGGAATTCCGTTGTTTGTAAAGCCCAATCAATCGGGGTCTTCGTTGGGAATTACGATGGTTCAAGACATTTCTCAATTCGACAAAGCGATCGAAGATGCCTATGCACAAGACGATGAAATTCTTATCGAAGAATATTTAAAAGGAACAGAAGTTTCGGTTGGAGTAATAGATTACAAAGGCGAAATTATCGTTTTGGGAATTACAGAGATTGTTTCATTAAACGCATTCTTTGATTACGAAGCCAAATACGGAGGGAAGTCTAAAGAAATCACTCCAGCAAGATTGGACGATGCTACAAGAAAAACAGTAGAAGAAATTGCTATTCGTGCCTACAAATCATTAGGAATGAGTGGTTTTTCTCGTTCGGAATACATCATTTGCGACGGTATCCCCTATATGTTGGAAATGAATACCAATCCAGGGTTTTCACCAGCATCGATTTTGCCACAACAAGCAGCTCATTATGGTATTTCTATTAAAGATTTATGTGGAAATGAAGTAGAAAAAGCATTGGCAAAACCATTGAAAAATGTAAGAGAAACCAATGACTAA
- the coaD gene encoding pantetheine-phosphate adenylyltransferase produces MKIAVFPGSFDPITLGHLDIIARGSQLFDKVIVAIGHNHQKKYMFSLEQRMDFIKKACAEFSNVEIDFYEGLTLEYCKNKGSDYILRGLRNPVDFEFEKAIAHANRKVSGIETVFLLTSIETSFISSTIVRDIMINKGDFSSMVPDSVQLV; encoded by the coding sequence ATGAAAATAGCCGTTTTTCCAGGTTCGTTTGATCCGATTACCTTGGGGCATTTAGACATTATTGCTCGAGGTTCTCAATTGTTTGATAAAGTGATTGTTGCCATAGGCCATAATCATCAAAAAAAGTATATGTTTTCGTTGGAACAACGTATGGATTTTATCAAAAAAGCCTGTGCCGAATTTTCCAATGTTGAAATAGATTTTTACGAAGGTTTGACCCTTGAATATTGCAAAAACAAAGGATCCGATTACATTTTGAGAGGTTTGCGAAATCCAGTAGATTTTGAATTTGAAAAAGCCATAGCTCACGCCAATCGTAAAGTTTCGGGAATAGAAACCGTATTTTTGCTCACTTCTATCGAAACCTCATTTATCAGTTCAACCATCGTGAGAGATATTATGATAAACAAAGGAGATTTTTCGAGCATGGTGCCAGATTCTGTACAATTGGTATAG
- the uvrA gene encoding excinuclease ABC subunit UvrA, which produces MSEEKIEVFGARAHNLKNIDVVIPREKLVVITGLSGSGKSSLAFDTIYAEGQRRYIETFSSYARQFLGGLERPDVDKIEGLSPVIAIEQKTTNKSPRSTVGTITEIYDFLRLLFARASDAYSYETNEKMVSYSDQQILSLITESYTNKRINILAPVIRSRKGHYRELFEQIAKMGFVKVRVDGEILNITKGMMVDRYKTHDIEIVIDRLAVDTSEATQKRLMDSIQTAMLHGDGILMVVPHLEEGVRFFSRHLMCPTSGVSYPLPEPNTFSFNSPKGACEHCAGLGTVNEINLKKIIPDDNLSIKKGGIVPIGEQKATWIFKQLETIGLKYNFSLATSIKEIPKEAMQIILHGGKDKFSIKHDTLGITKDYEINFEGISQFIKNQYDDAATSSIKRWAADFMDEISCPWCKGSRLKKESLYFRINDKNIGELAAMDIQELSEWFVDLPNHLSEKQQTIVKEILKEINARLSFLLDVGLNYLSLHRSSKSLSGGEAQRIRLATQIGSQLVGVLYILDEPSIGLHQRDNERLINSLKQLRDIGNSVLVVEHDKEMIEEADYVLDIGAKAGVNGGQVINQGTPKEILKTPTLTTQYLKGELQITVPNERRKGNGKTLSLKGAMGNNLKNVSIDLPLGTLICVTGVSGSGKSTLINETLYPILNQHFFNAVKNPMPYQSIKGLEHIDKVIGIDQSPIGRTPRSNPATYTEVFSEIRNLFTKTPEASIRGYKPGRFSFNVKGGRCETCEGGGLKAIDMGFLPDIYVECEECQGKRFNRETLEIRYKGKSIADVLAMTIDEAVEFFEPIPKIYKKIKTIQEVGLGYITLGQQSTTLSGGEAQRIKLAAELSKKDTGNTFYILDEPTTGLHFEDIRVLMDVLQKLVDKGNTVLIIEHNLDVIKTADYIIDIGPEGGKSGGTLVVKGTPEEVAASKKSITGKFLKKELE; this is translated from the coding sequence ATGTCTGAGGAAAAAATTGAGGTTTTTGGAGCTCGTGCTCACAATTTGAAAAATATAGATGTGGTCATTCCACGCGAAAAATTGGTAGTAATCACAGGACTTTCTGGTTCGGGAAAATCGTCATTGGCATTTGATACCATTTATGCCGAGGGGCAACGCCGATATATTGAGACTTTTTCCTCTTATGCTCGTCAGTTTTTGGGTGGACTCGAACGCCCCGATGTGGACAAAATAGAGGGACTTTCCCCAGTAATTGCCATAGAGCAAAAAACCACCAACAAAAGTCCGCGTTCGACCGTGGGAACTATTACCGAAATCTACGATTTTTTACGACTATTATTCGCTCGTGCCTCAGATGCATATAGTTACGAAACCAACGAAAAAATGGTCAGCTATTCCGACCAACAAATTTTATCGTTGATTACCGAAAGTTATACCAACAAACGCATCAATATCCTCGCACCAGTGATTCGTTCTCGCAAAGGACATTACCGCGAATTGTTTGAACAAATTGCAAAAATGGGTTTTGTAAAAGTGCGTGTCGATGGCGAAATCCTTAATATTACTAAAGGAATGATGGTCGATCGTTACAAAACACACGATATAGAAATTGTGATAGACCGTTTGGCTGTCGATACCTCAGAAGCTACCCAAAAACGATTGATGGACAGCATACAAACTGCTATGCTTCACGGAGATGGAATCTTGATGGTAGTGCCACATTTGGAAGAAGGTGTGCGATTTTTTAGCCGTCATTTGATGTGTCCTACTTCGGGAGTTTCGTATCCACTGCCAGAACCCAATACTTTTTCGTTCAATTCTCCAAAAGGTGCGTGCGAACATTGTGCAGGATTGGGAACTGTGAATGAAATCAACTTGAAAAAAATCATTCCCGATGATAATTTGTCTATCAAAAAAGGAGGAATTGTTCCGATTGGAGAACAAAAAGCTACATGGATTTTCAAACAATTGGAAACCATTGGCTTGAAATACAATTTTTCGCTTGCTACATCTATAAAAGAAATTCCAAAAGAAGCGATGCAAATCATTTTGCACGGTGGAAAAGACAAATTTTCTATCAAACACGATACCTTGGGAATTACCAAGGATTATGAAATCAATTTTGAGGGAATATCTCAATTTATCAAAAATCAATACGACGATGCGGCTACCTCGAGTATCAAACGATGGGCTGCCGATTTTATGGACGAAATTTCGTGTCCTTGGTGTAAGGGTAGTCGATTGAAAAAGGAGTCTTTGTACTTTAGAATCAATGATAAAAACATAGGCGAACTCGCCGCAATGGACATACAAGAACTCAGCGAATGGTTTGTCGATTTGCCTAATCATTTGTCTGAAAAACAACAGACTATTGTCAAAGAAATTTTGAAGGAAATCAATGCACGATTGAGTTTTTTGCTCGATGTGGGGTTGAATTATTTGTCGTTGCATCGCAGTTCAAAATCGCTTTCGGGTGGTGAAGCTCAGCGTATCAGATTGGCTACACAAATCGGTTCACAGTTGGTAGGAGTGTTGTATATTTTAGACGAGCCAAGTATCGGTTTGCATCAACGCGACAACGAACGACTTATCAATTCGTTGAAACAATTACGAGATATTGGAAACTCGGTTTTGGTGGTAGAACACGATAAAGAAATGATAGAAGAGGCAGATTATGTACTTGATATTGGGGCAAAAGCAGGTGTCAATGGAGGGCAAGTCATCAATCAAGGAACGCCTAAAGAAATACTGAAAACACCGACACTTACCACACAATATTTGAAAGGCGAATTGCAAATTACCGTTCCCAACGAAAGAAGAAAAGGCAACGGAAAAACACTTTCGTTAAAAGGAGCAATGGGAAATAATTTGAAAAATGTTTCCATTGATTTGCCTTTGGGTACATTGATTTGTGTAACAGGAGTTTCGGGAAGTGGAAAATCTACTTTGATAAATGAAACTTTGTACCCAATTTTGAATCAACATTTTTTCAATGCTGTAAAAAATCCGATGCCTTATCAATCGATTAAAGGTTTGGAACATATAGACAAAGTGATTGGTATCGATCAATCGCCAATTGGTCGCACACCAAGGTCAAATCCAGCAACTTATACCGAAGTTTTTTCAGAAATTCGCAATTTGTTTACTAAAACACCAGAAGCGAGTATTCGTGGATACAAACCTGGAAGATTTAGTTTCAATGTAAAAGGAGGCCGTTGCGAAACCTGTGAAGGTGGAGGTTTGAAGGCGATTGATATGGGATTTTTACCAGATATTTATGTAGAATGTGAGGAATGTCAGGGGAAAAGATTCAACAGAGAAACCTTGGAAATTCGCTACAAAGGAAAATCAATTGCCGATGTATTGGCAATGACGATAGACGAAGCGGTTGAATTTTTTGAACCTATACCAAAGATTTATAAAAAAATCAAAACAATACAAGAAGTAGGTTTAGGATACATCACTTTGGGACAGCAAAGTACAACATTGTCAGGAGGTGAAGCTCAACGCATAAAATTGGCAGCCGAATTGTCTAAAAAAGACACAGGAAATACCTTTTATATATTAGACGAACCCACCACAGGATTGCATTTTGAAGACATACGAGTGTTGATGGATGTATTGCAAAAATTGGTGGATAAAGGAAACACTGTTTTGATTATCGAACATAATCTCGATGTCATCAAAACAGCAGATTACATTATAGACATAGGTCCAGAAGGTGGAAAAAGCGGCGGAACATTAGTCGTAAAAGGTACACCAGAGGAAGTAGCAGCATCCAAAAAATCAATAACAGGAAAGTTTTTGAAGAAGGAGTTGGAGTAG
- a CDS encoding murein L,D-transpeptidase catalytic domain family protein, protein MKKIICQFLVVALCVGTQQVYSQTYKEKDTGKEKAKGSIVVDLDSQVFYTADGKVLTREIAEARAKEKKEMEVVADHSINMEELSAFDKTALSVFMDLEPAKYTKPSFQAYKTALKGYSKLREQGKIKREILTIIDYTLSSTQRRMWVIDMKNNKVLFQTVVAHGKNSGLEYATSFSNTHESFKSSLGFFKTAEIYIGENGLSLRLDGLEHGINHNARDRAIVMHGSIYCNEKSGKKQGYLGRSLGCPALPMEVSKSVIHMIKNESCLFIYSEKQKDYFKKSKLV, encoded by the coding sequence ATGAAGAAAATCATTTGTCAATTTTTAGTTGTTGCTTTATGTGTAGGTACACAGCAGGTCTACTCACAAACATATAAAGAAAAAGATACTGGTAAGGAAAAAGCCAAAGGTTCAATAGTAGTAGATTTGGATTCTCAAGTTTTTTATACAGCAGATGGAAAAGTTTTAACACGCGAAATCGCAGAAGCTCGTGCTAAAGAGAAAAAAGAAATGGAAGTTGTCGCTGATCATTCAATCAATATGGAAGAATTGTCAGCTTTTGACAAAACTGCTTTATCTGTTTTTATGGATTTAGAACCAGCAAAATATACTAAACCTTCGTTTCAAGCCTATAAAACAGCTTTGAAGGGTTATAGCAAATTGCGTGAACAAGGAAAAATTAAAAGAGAAATTTTGACTATCATCGATTATACCTTGTCTTCTACTCAAAGAAGAATGTGGGTGATTGATATGAAAAATAATAAAGTGTTGTTTCAAACAGTTGTGGCTCACGGTAAAAACAGTGGATTGGAATATGCTACATCGTTTTCAAATACCCATGAATCTTTTAAGAGTAGTCTTGGATTTTTCAAAACTGCTGAAATTTATATAGGAGAAAACGGTTTGTCGTTGCGTTTGGATGGATTAGAACATGGAATTAACCACAATGCACGTGATCGTGCGATTGTTATGCATGGTTCAATCTATTGTAATGAAAAATCAGGTAAAAAACAAGGTTATTTGGGGAGAAGTTTAGGGTGTCCTGCTTTACCTATGGAGGTTTCAAAATCTGTTATTCACATGATAAAAAACGAATCTTGTCTTTTTATTTATTCAGAAAAGCAAAAAGATTATTTCAAAAAAAGCAAATTGGTTTAA
- a CDS encoding lipopolysaccharide core biosynthesis protein rfaS, protein MIKKKKLLFYAPFDYEIDKVIQYYLEQLPEYEITALPQRHFYKNIFEKIANFFGKLFLQKKLKNEWVYQKQLKIFNDNLPFDECLIIRPDLIDNRLLKKIQHEIPKRTTLYWDSFEKIKGFKDTIPYFNQHFSFEKNDCKQYELQYISNFYIAKESKKVPEYDAFFFGAFDKRLPIVEKIIQHLSEKKWKVKALLIGGKKSSSTHQNIEREYIGYPFFESYKFSENTKIVLEINHENQKGLSMRVYEAIGLKRKIITTNPDIANYEFYNPNNILIINDVNNISILESFLDTPYEDLPIEMYEKYYIKNWLKTLLNI, encoded by the coding sequence ATGATCAAAAAGAAAAAATTATTGTTTTATGCACCTTTTGATTACGAGATAGACAAGGTGATTCAATATTATTTGGAACAATTACCCGAATATGAAATAACTGCACTACCTCAAAGACATTTCTACAAAAATATCTTTGAAAAAATCGCTAATTTCTTTGGAAAACTATTTCTCCAAAAAAAATTGAAAAATGAATGGGTATATCAAAAACAATTGAAAATATTTAATGACAATCTACCGTTTGATGAATGCTTAATAATCAGACCTGACTTGATTGACAATCGTTTATTGAAAAAAATACAACATGAAATCCCTAAAAGAACTACCTTGTATTGGGATAGTTTTGAAAAAATAAAAGGATTTAAGGATACTATTCCGTATTTCAATCAACATTTTTCTTTTGAAAAAAACGATTGTAAACAATATGAATTGCAATACATTTCAAATTTTTATATCGCAAAAGAAAGTAAAAAAGTCCCCGAATACGACGCATTTTTCTTTGGAGCATTTGATAAAAGATTGCCAATTGTTGAAAAAATCATTCAACACCTTTCGGAAAAAAAATGGAAGGTTAAAGCTCTTTTGATAGGTGGAAAAAAATCATCATCAACCCATCAAAATATCGAGAGAGAATACATAGGATATCCATTTTTTGAAAGTTACAAATTTTCTGAGAATACTAAAATTGTACTCGAAATCAATCATGAAAACCAGAAAGGACTATCGATGCGAGTATATGAAGCTATAGGACTCAAACGAAAAATCATAACTACCAATCCAGATATTGCAAATTATGAATTTTACAACCCAAACAATATTTTGATTATCAACGATGTAAATAATATTAGTATTCTTGAGTCGTTTTTGGATACACCATATGAGGATTTACCTATAGAAATGTATGAAAAATATTATATTAAAAACTGGTTAAAAACCCTTTTAAACATCTAA
- a CDS encoding glycosyltransferase, which produces MNILNVTSIVEWRGGDAQMYTIYHLLKKYPEFNQYILCPNSSVLFEKGTNEGENIIGYQRKNKVFSLVKPIIELVKSLNITVLHIHDSSALSAALLAKPFLPKNCKIIYSRKRNNPIKSGLSKKWKYNSPWIYKIVSVSKAVEQIYRDIDTPDSKLQTIYDAIDVKQFANNPKTHLIHKEMGWDVSTKIIGNVASLTDQKDLITFIETAEKIVEQENNVRFVIIGKGEKEADLKTLVASKNLTEYIIFLGFKKNVADYLNEFDILLMTSISEGLPLVIYEAFASRVPIVSTNAGGIAEVVISGENGFVTPLKAVDQLANHCLSILNNDDLKRQFQEKSFELVNKQFDLKNLEENYYQFYKSIK; this is translated from the coding sequence ATGAACATACTAAATGTAACCTCAATCGTAGAATGGCGTGGTGGTGATGCTCAAATGTACACCATCTATCATTTGCTGAAAAAATATCCTGAATTTAATCAATATATACTTTGTCCAAACAGTTCTGTATTGTTTGAAAAGGGTACTAACGAAGGCGAGAATATAATAGGTTACCAAAGAAAAAACAAAGTTTTTTCTTTGGTAAAACCTATCATAGAATTGGTAAAATCATTAAACATTACGGTTTTACACATTCACGATTCCAGTGCCTTGTCTGCAGCATTATTGGCCAAGCCATTTTTGCCAAAAAATTGTAAAATCATATATAGCCGTAAACGAAATAACCCTATAAAAAGCGGATTGTCTAAAAAATGGAAATACAATAGTCCTTGGATTTATAAGATTGTTTCAGTTTCTAAAGCAGTAGAACAAATATATAGAGACATCGATACCCCCGATAGCAAATTACAAACGATTTACGACGCAATTGATGTAAAACAATTTGCCAACAACCCTAAAACACATCTGATTCACAAAGAAATGGGATGGGATGTTTCCACAAAAATCATTGGAAATGTGGCTTCTCTAACCGACCAAAAAGATTTGATTACTTTTATAGAAACTGCCGAAAAAATCGTTGAACAAGAAAATAATGTTCGATTCGTTATCATTGGAAAAGGCGAAAAGGAAGCCGATTTAAAAACGTTGGTAGCATCAAAAAATCTTACGGAATACATTATTTTTTTAGGATTCAAAAAAAATGTAGCCGATTACCTAAACGAGTTCGATATATTGTTGATGACCTCTATCAGCGAGGGCTTGCCGTTGGTAATTTACGAAGCCTTTGCCTCGAGAGTTCCTATCGTTTCTACCAACGCTGGTGGGATTGCAGAAGTAGTCATCTCTGGCGAAAACGGATTTGTAACACCACTAAAAGCTGTTGACCAATTGGCAAATCATTGCTTGTCGATACTAAATAATGATGATTTGAAACGTCAATTTCAAGAAAAGAGTTTTGAATTGGTAAACAAGCAATTTGATTTGAAAAATTTAGAAGAAAATTACTATCAATTTTATAAAAGTATCAAATGA
- a CDS encoding DUF5672 family protein — protein MQPSKNVIIAIPLYKNTFKSFEIVSLKSIFKHLGSFPIAFVVPQSLNTDFLQSYNFISNYSIERFDDHFFKSIDNYNLLMLSTDFYQRFADYTYTLICQTDVFVFENQLEHWTTKNYDYIGAPWLDSSYNPLYLSYRRFFNTLKKLITGREKLYPHINKVGNGGFSLRKNQAFIDICKKEQQQIQDFQTNKTKDNYHIEDVFWSLYTPTKHNIKIPKYTEAVYFAWDINPKMAMKFTNGTLPFACHGFNKKQVKTFWKKYI, from the coding sequence ATGCAACCGTCAAAAAATGTAATTATTGCAATACCGTTGTATAAAAACACATTCAAATCGTTTGAAATTGTTTCACTAAAGAGCATTTTCAAACATTTGGGCAGTTTTCCTATAGCCTTTGTAGTGCCTCAATCGTTGAATACAGATTTTTTACAATCATACAATTTTATATCAAACTACAGTATTGAACGTTTTGACGACCATTTTTTTAAATCTATCGATAATTACAATTTATTGATGCTTTCAACAGATTTTTACCAAAGATTTGCAGATTACACTTATACATTGATTTGTCAGACCGATGTATTTGTTTTCGAAAATCAATTGGAACATTGGACTACAAAAAACTATGATTACATCGGAGCTCCTTGGTTGGATAGTAGTTACAACCCTTTGTATTTGTCTTATAGAAGATTTTTTAATACGCTAAAAAAACTCATCACAGGCAGAGAAAAACTGTATCCACATATAAACAAAGTAGGAAATGGAGGTTTTTCATTGAGAAAAAATCAAGCTTTTATAGACATTTGCAAAAAAGAACAACAGCAAATACAAGATTTCCAAACAAATAAAACCAAGGACAATTATCATATCGAAGATGTGTTTTGGTCGTTGTATACTCCTACAAAACACAATATAAAAATCCCTAAATATACCGAAGCTGTTTATTTTGCATGGGACATCAACCCAAAAATGGCAATGAAATTCACAAATGGCACATTACCTTTTGCCTGTCATGGATTTAACAAAAAACAAGTAAAAACTTTTTGGAAAAAATATATATGA
- a CDS encoding VanZ family protein produces MRKTFAILALLWTFAIIVFCLIDLSVIASRTPKVSIPYIDKWMHFTIYVIFAFLWRMAIDTGKTKNWAFIFFAIAFGVIIEIAQQYTGYRSFEWHDIIANSLGVISGFVLVQIIKKSSRY; encoded by the coding sequence GTGCGTAAAACCTTTGCAATACTTGCTCTACTCTGGACTTTTGCAATCATTGTCTTTTGCTTGATAGACCTTTCGGTCATTGCGAGCCGTACTCCAAAAGTCTCTATTCCCTACATCGACAAATGGATGCACTTTACAATCTATGTGATTTTTGCATTTCTATGGCGTATGGCAATAGATACAGGTAAAACAAAAAATTGGGCGTTTATTTTTTTCGCTATAGCATTTGGTGTAATAATAGAAATCGCTCAACAATACACAGGATACCGCAGCTTTGAATGGCATGACATTATAGCAAATAGCCTCGGAGTTATTTCAGGTTTTGTATTGGTACAAATTATAAAAAAAAGTAGTCGTTATTGA
- the gcvH gene encoding glycine cleavage system protein GcvH: protein MNIPANLKYTKDHEWVSVDGDVATVGITDFAQKELGDIVYVEVETVDQTLAQDEVFGTVEAVKTVSDLFLPLSGEIIEFNEELESEPELVNTAPYGAGWMVKVKVSNPSEFDNLLSAEDYKALIGA from the coding sequence ATGAACATACCAGCAAATTTAAAATACACTAAAGACCACGAGTGGGTAAGTGTAGATGGAGATGTAGCTACAGTAGGAATTACTGATTTTGCTCAAAAAGAATTAGGAGACATTGTTTATGTAGAAGTAGAAACAGTAGATCAAACGTTGGCTCAAGACGAAGTTTTCGGTACAGTAGAGGCTGTAAAAACAGTATCTGATTTGTTCTTGCCTTTGTCTGGAGAAATCATCGAATTCAACGAAGAATTAGAGAGTGAACCAGAATTGGTAAACACAGCTCCTTACGGAGCGGGATGGATGGTAAAAGTAAAAGTTTCTAATCCATCTGAGTTTGACAACTTGTTGTCTGCTGAGGATTATAAAGCATTGATCGGTGCGTAA